The proteins below come from a single Papaver somniferum cultivar HN1 chromosome 11, ASM357369v1, whole genome shotgun sequence genomic window:
- the LOC113323704 gene encoding alpha carbonic anhydrase 1, chloroplastic-like isoform X1, with the protein MASLSTFLAAARIKDPQYRQYKIFFIKSSNLLDKHPHLHPRSFQITLFHLPNATKDERFVCFTNRANLEFPVGSTVDDKIGETHKCLLSDLRRRLMDAVHSYGGILEIKTATTSTMVTGIAIFVLGLAVTLVLTSGSFAVEEPDFSYSGHKGPDKWATLDPSFAMCENGEAQSPVNIVKKTAVYNPKLEPLTRDYKDVNATLIDNIVNIQLLFGNGAGAINIGGKQYKLIQTHWHSPSEHTIDGIRYDVEQHMVHQSADGCFSVIAILYRFGIPDPLLNQLEGHLKKLRSEAEIGHPGSRFPVELIRAADLESTNTYFRYIGSLTTPPCTEKVTWTILEKVREMSKQQVASLRAVMSKENKQNARPTQPLNGRTVELYVQT; encoded by the exons ATGGCTTCTTTATCCACATTTTTAGCAGCTGCAAGAATAAAGGATCCGCAGTACCGTCAATacaagattttttttataaaatcttCAAATTTGCTTGATAAACATCCACATTTGCATCCGCGAAGCTTTCAAATTACTTTATTTCATCTTCCAAATGCAACTAAAGATGAGAGATTCGTGTGTTTTACGAACAGAGCAAATCTGGAGTTTCCGGTCGGAAGTACTGTTGATGATAAGATTGGTGAGACTCATAAATGCTTACTGTCAGATTTGCGGAGACGACTCATGGATGCCGTTCATTCTTATGGTGGaatcttggag ATAAAAacagcaacaacatcaacaatggTTACTGGAATCGCCATTTTCGTTCTCGGGCTGGCAGTTACGTTAGTCCTAACCTCTGGTTCATTTGCAG TAGAAGAACCTGACTTTAGTTATAGCGGACATAAGGGTCCGGACAAGTGGGCAACTTTAGATCCATCATTCGCTATGTGCGAAAATGGAGAGGCTCAATCACCTGTAAACATTGTAAAGAAAACTGCAGTTTATAACCCCAAACTTGAGCCTTTAACCAGAGATTACAAAGATGTAAATGCAACTCTGATTGACAATATCGTCAATATACAG TTACTATTCGGGAATGGCGCTGGTGCGATAAATATAGGTGGCAAGCAGTACAAGTTGATACAGACACATTGGCATTCACCGTCTGAACATACTATTGATGGAATTCG TTACGATGTTGAACAGCATATGGTTCACCAGTCCGCTGATGGCTGTTTTTCTGTCATTGCAATCTTGTATCGATTCGGAATCCCAGACCCTCTACTCAACCAG TTGGAGGGTCATTTAAAGAAATTGCGTTCGGAGGCAGAAATTGGTCATCCCGGTTCCAGGTTCCCTGTGGAGCTCATACGAGCTGCTGATTTAGAAagtacaaacacatatttcagaTACATTGGCTCTCTTACGACTCCACCGTGTACTGAGAAGGTCACCTGGACCATCCTCGAAAAG GTGAGGGAGATGTCTAAACAACAGGTAGCTTCTCTAAGAGCTGTGATgagcaaagaaaacaaacaaaatgcAAGACCCACACAGCCATTGAATGGGAGAACAGTGGAGTTATATGTTCAAACATGA
- the LOC113324111 gene encoding alpha carbonic anhydrase 1, chloroplastic-like, with protein sequence MTTSQITICILGIATTLLCATSFAQVVNFTYSGDTGPPYWSQLSPAYAACSKGRIQSPINIETNDAVYNPNLLPQLLYGEGVGSVLIDGKKHNLLQSHWHSPSEHTIDGIRYDVELHLVHKSDDNTTLSVISILYRLGKPDSFVSQVKDQLHKMNKKVRIWTVKKVPIKLVRTEELKCTIPYYRYLGSLTAPPCTEQVIWTILGQVREISKQQVAALKAALGKSYQRNARPLQKLNGRRVEAWK encoded by the exons ATGACGACTTCTCAAATAACCATTTGCATTCTCGGTATAGCAACTACACTGCTCTGTGCAACTTCTTTCGCAC AAGTTGTGAACTTTACTTATAGTGGAGATACTGGTCCGCCGTATTGGAGTCAGTTAAGTCCAGCTTATGCTGCGTGTTCCAAAGGAAGAATTCAATCACCTATAAACATCGAAACGAACGATGCCGTTTATAATCCAAACCTCCTGCCACAA TTGTTATACGGGGAAGGTGTAGGTTCGGTCCTTATAGACGGAAAGAAGCACAATTTATTGCAATCACATTGGCATTCTCCTTCTGAACATACCATTGATGGAATTCG CTATGATGTAGAGCTTCATCTAGTTCACAAATCCGATGACAACACTACTTTGTCTGTCATTTCAATCCTGTATCGATTAGGAAAACCCGATTCGTTCGTCTCTCAA GTAAAGGACCAGTTACATAAAATGAACAAGAAGGTGCGCATATGGACTGTCAAAAAGGTTCCTATCAAACTTGTTAGAACCGAAGAATTGAAGTGTACAATACCATATTATAGATACCTTGGTTCTCTTACTGCTCCACCGTGTACTGAGCAAGTTATCTGGACTATTCTTGGCCAG GTGAGGGAGATCTCCAAACAACAAGTAGCTGCACTAAAGGCAGCACTGGGTAAATCGTACCAAAGAAATGCAAGGCCTCTACAGAAATTGAACGGGAGGCGAGTAGAAGCTTGGAAATAG
- the LOC113320552 gene encoding uncharacterized protein At1g76070-like has product MNHHQQSSSDDYPPNSISLKKEEELDWLSKTGGLFERNYSTKPSPSRSISHSRSSSASQRFFTSLKSKASVIGLPKPQNSCFVVAAGGGRRNSKSTVPTKSRLFFPKRSRSKSSSSAPPLSEPSSPKVSCIGRVRSTKESFVAKSRSFRFRNSIRSVDDESKKNSPSSSNKPHKTGFWSSVRSVFRIGSGKKKNLSGLDSSNKISKSPSEEVVAAGESKSKGPAVSEPPSLGGLKRFTSGRKSGSWGGGLDDESGEFEGPVGGDRGSVFSRRGSGQPMEIDCSARDWVTGGPASV; this is encoded by the coding sequence atgaatcatcatcaacaatcaTCATCAGATGATTATCCACCAAATTCAATCAGtctcaaaaaagaagaagaattagatTGGTTAAGTAAAACAGGCGGTCTATTCGAAAGAAATTATTCAACGAAACCAAGCCCTAGCAGAAGCATCTCCCATTCAAGATCATCATCTGCATCTCAGAGATTCTTCACCAGTTTGAAATCAAAAGCATCAGTAATCGGTTTACCAAAACCACAAAATTCCTGTTtcgttgttgctgctggtggtggtaGAAGGAATTCTAAGTCTACTGTACCAACGAAATCCAGATTGTTTTTTCCGAAACGATCAAGATCAAAATCATCGAGTTCTGCTCCTCCGTTGAGTGAACCTTCGTCGCCGAAAGTCTCATGTATCGGAAGAGTTAGGTCAACTAAAGAGAGTTTCGTCGCTAAGAGTCGGAGTTTCAGGTTTCGGAATTCAATTAGGTCTGTTGACGATGAATCTAAGAAAAACagtccttcttcttctaataaGCCGCACAAAACTGGATTCTGGTCTAGCGTGAGATCAGTTTTCCGAATCGGTAGtgggaagaagaagaatctaTCTGGTCTTGATTCGTCTAATAAGATTTCCAAATCGCCGTCGGAGGAAGTGGTGGCGGCGGGTGAATCGAAGAGTAAAGGTCCGGCGGTGAGCGAACCACCGAGTTTAGGTGGTTTGAAACGGTTTACGTCTGGCAGGAAGTCGGGATCATGGGGAGGAGGACTGGATGATGAATCGGGTGAGTTTGAAGGACCGGTTGGTGGTGATCGTGGGTCGGTGTTTAGTCGACGTGGATCAGGCCAGCCTATGGAGATTGATTGTAGTGCTCGTGATTGGGTAACCGGAGGTCCCGCCTctgtttaa
- the LOC113323704 gene encoding alpha carbonic anhydrase 1, chloroplastic-like isoform X2, producing the protein MASLSTFLAAARIKDPQYRQYKIFFIKSSNLLDKHPHLHPRSFQITLFHLPNATKDERFVCFTNRANLEFPVGSTVDDKIGETHKCLLSDLRRRLMDAVHSYGGILEIKTATTSTMVTGIAIFVLGLAVTLVLTSGSFAEEPDFSYSGHKGPDKWATLDPSFAMCENGEAQSPVNIVKKTAVYNPKLEPLTRDYKDVNATLIDNIVNIQLLFGNGAGAINIGGKQYKLIQTHWHSPSEHTIDGIRYDVEQHMVHQSADGCFSVIAILYRFGIPDPLLNQLEGHLKKLRSEAEIGHPGSRFPVELIRAADLESTNTYFRYIGSLTTPPCTEKVTWTILEKVREMSKQQVASLRAVMSKENKQNARPTQPLNGRTVELYVQT; encoded by the exons ATGGCTTCTTTATCCACATTTTTAGCAGCTGCAAGAATAAAGGATCCGCAGTACCGTCAATacaagattttttttataaaatcttCAAATTTGCTTGATAAACATCCACATTTGCATCCGCGAAGCTTTCAAATTACTTTATTTCATCTTCCAAATGCAACTAAAGATGAGAGATTCGTGTGTTTTACGAACAGAGCAAATCTGGAGTTTCCGGTCGGAAGTACTGTTGATGATAAGATTGGTGAGACTCATAAATGCTTACTGTCAGATTTGCGGAGACGACTCATGGATGCCGTTCATTCTTATGGTGGaatcttggag ATAAAAacagcaacaacatcaacaatggTTACTGGAATCGCCATTTTCGTTCTCGGGCTGGCAGTTACGTTAGTCCTAACCTCTGGTTCATTTGCAG AAGAACCTGACTTTAGTTATAGCGGACATAAGGGTCCGGACAAGTGGGCAACTTTAGATCCATCATTCGCTATGTGCGAAAATGGAGAGGCTCAATCACCTGTAAACATTGTAAAGAAAACTGCAGTTTATAACCCCAAACTTGAGCCTTTAACCAGAGATTACAAAGATGTAAATGCAACTCTGATTGACAATATCGTCAATATACAG TTACTATTCGGGAATGGCGCTGGTGCGATAAATATAGGTGGCAAGCAGTACAAGTTGATACAGACACATTGGCATTCACCGTCTGAACATACTATTGATGGAATTCG TTACGATGTTGAACAGCATATGGTTCACCAGTCCGCTGATGGCTGTTTTTCTGTCATTGCAATCTTGTATCGATTCGGAATCCCAGACCCTCTACTCAACCAG TTGGAGGGTCATTTAAAGAAATTGCGTTCGGAGGCAGAAATTGGTCATCCCGGTTCCAGGTTCCCTGTGGAGCTCATACGAGCTGCTGATTTAGAAagtacaaacacatatttcagaTACATTGGCTCTCTTACGACTCCACCGTGTACTGAGAAGGTCACCTGGACCATCCTCGAAAAG GTGAGGGAGATGTCTAAACAACAGGTAGCTTCTCTAAGAGCTGTGATgagcaaagaaaacaaacaaaatgcAAGACCCACACAGCCATTGAATGGGAGAACAGTGGAGTTATATGTTCAAACATGA